A segment of the Sanyastnella coralliicola genome:
AGGATCTGTCCAAGGGTAAGGTGAATGAGTTGAAAGGGCTTTATGTAATGGGAGAATTTGAAGACGATAAGGTTAAGCCTATCTATATAGGCATAAGCCGAACAATATTTAGGAGGCTAAAACAACACGCTTGGGGAAAGAATCATAATGAATGTACACTAGCCTATTTGATGACAGAACACTGGGATGGAGGCGATCAAAAAGTAACCAGAGCTTCTGTTACAGATGACATGATGGAGAAAGCAAAAAAGAAGATCAGAACTTTCAATATAACCTTTGTGCCAGTTGAAAATGATTATGATCTCTACTTCCTTGAGGTAGCGTTGGCTGGCATTTTTAAAACACATTGGAATAGTTTTAAAACACATTAAGTAAACATTTATGAGCATTGAAATAATACAAATTGGGATCTCAGAACAGAAGGATCGAACATGGGGAAGAGTTTACATTGATTACTCGGAGGATGGTGAGAACAAATTCATCTTCAGGAACTACTTAAAATTTGAGAAGAAGAACTTTTCGGGCGATGGTTCATTTGAAAATGAAGTAGCCTATACATGGTTTGATAGCATGGAGACTACGATGGATTATATGGCTGTGTTGGAAGGCGAGTATGATACTATGCGTTTGACGAGTAATCCAAAATATCGATTGCTTTACGGAACCCCATCTAAGCTATTAAAATCGCTAATTGAAGATCTCGATAACAATCTCATGGACGATATTAATAAACGCCGAGGGTGGTACAATAAGTAAGGAGTGATGAAATCTAATTTCCAGTTTCTCGAAAGTAAGTGGCCTGAGTTTTTTGACAGAGCCAAAAAGTCCGAAGAACTTGCAATTACCGACGCAAGAACTTCACTAGCATGTGCGAGGATGGCTCTTGAACTTGCCGTAAACTGGATGTACACCAACGACTATGACCTTGAAATGCCTTACGACACTTCATTAAACTCTTTGATGAAGAATTATGATTTTAAGGATCAGTTTCCCATTAGACTTTACAACGAAATTGACATAATACGAAAAGTTGGTAATCTGGCTATTCACAATAAGCCAGTAAGTAAAGGAGATTCTGAGAAGGTTCTAACCAACCTCTTCTACTTTTCCAAGTGGTTCGTAAAATCATATACTCAGGAAGATGTAAACGTATCAGGATTGTTTGACTGGGAAATTGTACCTAAGGTAGGAGAAGCAGCCTTGTCAAAGAAGCAGTTAGAATCTTTGCAGTCGGGATTTGACAAAGAGTTAGATAAGTTTCAAAACGAACTTGTTGAAACGAAAGAAAAGAATCTACAACTACATCAAGAAAACGAATTATTCCAGAAACGAATTGCTGAGCTACAAGCAGAAATCGCAGCGAACAAAGTTGAGGCAAACCAAGAAGATGAAGTCCATCACCCAAGGAATGAGAAAGAAACTCGAAGGTTCTTTATTGACGTGTCTTTACGCGAAGCGGGATGGGACCTAACAGGCGCGAAAGACAAAGAATACAAAGTGAATTATATGCCTAAATCCACTAATAAATCCGAAACTGGTTTTGTGGATTACGTGCTTTGGGATGATGATGGAACGCCACTAGCTTTGGTTGAAGCCAAAAAAACCATGGAGAGCGTTTCCAAAGGTGAAAACCAAGCCCAATTATACGCTGATAGTCTTGAAAAAATGTTTGGTCGAAGGCCGGTTATGTATTATTCAAATGGCTTCGAAACTTATCTATGGGACGATCAATTCTATAAAGCAGCACGACCCGTTCATGGTTTTTATACCAAGCAAGAGTTACAAACTATCATGTTCAGAAGAGATCATAGAACAGACATAAGAACTGCTCCAATCGATCTTGAAATTGCCGGAGGCGGGGGGAGAACTTATCAAATGCGTGCAATAAAAAGTATTGCGGAACATTACGCCGGAAATGATAAAAGATCAGGGAAGTTAATTGGAACAAACCGAGGTGCACTCTTGGTACTTGCTACAGGAACAGGTAAAACGAGAACTTCAATCGCGTTTTCAAAGCTAATGTTGGAGTGTAATTGGGCGAAACGTGTGCTATTTCTTGCAGATAGAAAAAGTCTAGTAAGACAGGCTAAACGCAACTTCACAAAGTTATTACCAAATCACTTGTGTGTTAACCTGCTTGAGGATAAGGATAATCCTGATGCCCGTTTTGCTTTTTCGACCTATCAAACAATGATGGGGTTAATTGATGGTTCTAGAGATGAGGAAAAAAGGTTTTACGGTGTTGGTCACTTCGATCTTATTATTATCGATGAAGCGCACAGATCTATATACAAGAAATACAGAGCAATATTCGAGTACTTCGACGCTTTATTCCTGGGGCTTACAGCCACACCTAAAGAAAGCATTGATCATAATACTTATGAGATTTTTGGTCTTCCAGATAAAACACCTACCGACGCTTATACATTCGACGAAGCCGTTGATAACAAGCACCTAGTTCCCTATCATACCATTGAGCTGAAGACAAAGTTTCTGCAAAAGGGTATCAGGTATGCTGATCTATCAGATGAGGAAAAAGAGGCGTTTGAGGATGAAATCCTGGAAGGAGAAGAGCCTACGGGTAACGAGTGGGTAGACAAAAACGCATTGAATGAATGGTTGTTCAATAAGGATACCACCGTAAAGACTTTACAAAAAGTAATAGAGCTGGGCATCAAGAAAAGAGGTGGAGAAGAGCTAGGAAAGACTATCATTTTTGCACGAAATAAAAAGCACGCACAGTTTTTAAAAGATACACTTCTAGAGCTGGACAAGGAGTTATTTGGTAATGACTATGTTAAGGTCATAACTCACGGAGAACCCAAAGCTGAAGAGTTCATTCAACGCTTTTGCGATGAAGAAAAGGACCGTTTACCACAAATCGCTATTTCTGTCGATATGATGGATACAGGTATTGATGCCCCTAGTTGTGTGAATTTGGTGTTTTACAAGCCTGTGAAATCCTACGCAAAATTCTGGCAAATGGTAGGGCGTGGTTCTCGCTTGAGGCCAGATTTATTTGGACCTGACGACGATAAAACTCATTTCTTAATTTTTGACCTATGTGGAAACTTCGAATTCTTCAAAGAGAACCCAAGGGGAATCGAGGGAAGTGTTCAAAAGAGTTTGACAGAAATTGTTTTTAATCTAAAATTACAGCTGTCTGAGTATTTGAAAGACGGCAAATTCAAGAATGATGCGTCTCTTCAGAATTACCGAAAAGAACTTTTGGATTCGTTGCATCACGATGTATCATTATTAGATCAAACTCGTTTTGATGTTCGAATGAAATTGAAGACTGTTCTTGAGTATGGCAGTGATAATCGTGAACTATGGAACCATCTTGATAATAAAGACATCAAGATTATCAAAGATGAACTCAGTGGGCTAATTAAACCTCGAAAAGGAGATGTAGACCTAGCAAGGTATTATGACAAGTTGTTGTATTCTTTAATGATAAAAAGAATTGAGTCCCCAAACACTGAAGACTTCATCGCCTCCTATACTCTTCCTATCACAAAGGTTGCCATCCTATCAAAAAAGCTTCTTAAGAAAACAACGATACCAGAGGTTAAAAACAAAGAAGATCTCATTGGTCTTCCTCTTCAAGAATCATTTTGGAAGAATGAAGGATTAAGTCACCTTGAGCAAATTCGTTCAGGAATTAGAGAATTAATCAAGTACATTGATCCCATTGATCAGAAGTATGTGACAAGCAATTTTGAGGATGAATTGTACGATTATACTGAAACCGTCCCGACTTTTGAAGATGGCAACATCACGGATCAATATGGCTCACCTTTTCCCAATACAATTCATAGATTAGAAGAGTTGATTCGAGAGAATAACAACCACATTACGGTCCAGCGAATAAGACGAAGTGAGACGATAACTCCTGCCGAACTAGAATCACTTGAAGTAATACTATTTAGCGATGGTATACGTAAAGAACAAGTTGAGTACGAACTTGGTAGAAACTTTGATCTGGTGAAATTTGTAATCAAACTGACCGGTTTGTCCGAGGAGAGTGTTAACAAGGCCTTTGCCGATTTTATCAATGATTATCAGTTGAGTTCAATCCAGATTCAGTTTTTGGATACTATCAAACTCTTTTTAATTAAGAATGGCAAAATAGATCCAAGTAAGTTATACGATGCAAATGCCTTTAGAAAGATTCATAACCTTGGAATTGACGGAGTTTTCCCACAAGATGAACAACAGGATAGAATTTTTGATATTATCGAGTCGTTCAATAGATATGGCGAAGGAGCATAGATTTGTAAATGTTTCAGAAGAATTAGAATGGAAGGATTGCTACTCGCATCCCTCTGCATTATCAATTTGACTTTATTCTGCGAATATTATGCTCTTTGAGCATACGTATGTTCAGTAAGCAATAGCTTTAGTATTTGGTTTATAGACCGTAACAATGCAAAAAAATGGCCATGATGTTCTGGAAAGTCTTTGGTGTATCTACCTGCAAATAGAAAGGGATGAAAAATGAAATTTACCGCCTTGAGTTTCCTCACTCTACAGGGTGCCAATGCGAGAAATTGGATTTTAGTGATCTTAACGAGTTTATCACACAGCTTCGTTCAAGAATCCTATGTTACTCGGACGAAGTATGGAGATTGGAGATGAAATTAGACCATATAGTCGATGTCCAATTATTTGGGGGTACCGATTTTGGTGATTCTATCAGGGTTCAAGAGAAGAGAAGAGAGGGTGCAACCTCGGATGTTGATTTGGTTTTTACTATTCCAGATTGCTATTTAAGGGTAGAGACGGAACATGGCTTCATGAGATATTCTGATAGTCTTCGATTAAAAGTGAGCTATCAAATTGAAAACTACCCTGGAATCAAAGAGGATGTCGTGTTGATTGTTTTTCAAGTGCCCAATGGTTGGTGGGAAGTTCGAGAGGTGAGAGAGTTGGTTATGGAGCCAGGTACTTTTTACATTACCGACACTGGGGTTTACGATAGAGGTCGGTTGTTTTATGGCCCAGATAGCTTGGTTAACTGTGAGCTCTTTATGCAGGTAAACGCTAAGTCAAGAGTTGAAGATGATCATGAAGAGGACTCAAGTCGATCATATAATTCTGACTTTTATGATGCTACAGACGGCCAACTGGGGGATTTAGGAGATAGTGGGTGGACCCACTTAGGTAGGGATTAGATAAAACTTATGATCTTAGGTTCGCTTCTTTAGATTAAGGATGTCAGCCAATCTAATGTCGAACTCAATAAGATCTGGCTTAATGATGCTCTCGAATATTACTGGGTGGATAAAAGATCGATTGATAAGCTCTGGAGTGCTCAACTTTTCAGAATAAATATCTAGGGCTGTGACATTCCTAGTCAGAGTACCAGGTGTCATTATGGAGCCAAGCTTGTAGTTCTTGATAAAAGGAAAATGACCGGTACTTGCATCTCCTTCGTATTCTATCATTGAGACCTCATAATCCTGAATGGAGCACAAATAGTCAAATGATAACTTGGCGTTTCCATTTTGAAAGAGGTTATGCCATCCCGATTGCCAGATGTAATGTCGATCACGATCATCACTCCTTCGAGTTTGTTGTACATCAATCACGCAGATTTCAAACAGCCTCTCTTCTAATAACGTCGCAACTCGTTCATCTATAAATGAGGAGTAGGTCATCTGCCAAGGATCGATCTTTGAAAAGTACTTTTTACAAGTCTCATGTGACCACTTGATCTTGCAGTTACTTGAAATAGAGGGAGACAGGCTTTTTTTGTCCCGTGTATGCCAAAATGAAAATCTATAATCCCAATATGGTAGGCTGTAAAGTTTCCTATTTCTTTCTAGTTCATGCTTTTCTTTTGGCACCTTATCAAAAGAAGAGGTCCATTCTGCGTGCTCATTTTCAATTGTTTTTTGAAGAAATTCAGATTCAAAAGAGTGATTCCCCGAAATGAATTTGACGTCCCATTTGTCGCTGGCGGTAAAGAGTTGATCTGAATACTCAAGGTCAGGATTGAGAGTGAGCAGATCAAATAGAATGAATTGTTTCAGTTCATTCACAATCTCCGTATTAAATTCCTTGAATAGACCTTCGGAGACGGTGAAGGTTTTTCTAGAATTGGCGCAAAGGTTTCTCCAATCAAATTTGTACCTGTACTTATAAACTTCCGCCGTAGGAATGTTATCTACTAGCCTTGAAAGGGACTGCCATAATCGGTTGGAATTGCTACGCAGAATGAATGAGGGGACATACTTCCATTCAATTCTTCCTGTTATATCTTCTAAGATAATTGCTGTTTGATTATCAAACAATTCAAAAGCAAATGCATTTTCGAGCCTATAGCTTTCATTTTCTCCTTTTTTAATAATGGCATATGACGCTTTGTCGTAGAGATCTTTGAAAGAAAAATTTTCTTGACTTTCAGTTGATGAGGCTTTCGATGACTTCGTTTTCTTTTTGCTGTAATAACAGTCGATCTGGTCTCCTTCAATTAGTTGAATGCCAAAATCTTCGTCTTGTAGGATCATCCTTGTCAGGGGAGCTGCGTGTTTTTGACAAAACTTCAAACGTAGATCGTTTTCGCGTTTAGCTCTTTGTTGCTTATTGTATTGCTCCATGTCCATAACAGCAAAATAGTGAAAACCGCAAAGCGCAACCACTATATAGTAATTGCGTTTGCGTTTTCTCCTTGAAAAGAGAAAATCGTTATGAACCAAGGGTTTTATGCTCTGTCCAGGCTGATCTGTGTGACGTCCACTTTTGGAATGAGTTTCACCGATCCTCGCTTACGTGTTAAGATGTGTACTATTCCATCAATATCGACCGGAATTGCATCTTCGCTGATGGTTTTGAGAAGATTTTCAGCCGTCCGTTCGGCACATTCACAGATGTTCATGATCTTTTTGAGAAGGTCTTTTGTTCGGTGATCGACATTGGGTTCATGACTCTCAAGCAGATCAAGCACTTTATTGATATTCCCCTTTTTCTTGCGTTCCAATCGTTCTGCTTCATTGGCGGTGCGAAGTAGTTTAGAGTCTTCATCAAAAGCATAAGTCTCATTTGAATGAGGCCGATCATTTCGGTTCTTCAAACACTTCATTTCAATCAGGTTGTCCGATAGATTCATAGAGGCCATGTAAGATGCTTTATTCGTTACTTCTGTACCGATATGGCCACGTGCTTTGTTGCTGCCTGGATTAGAATGGATGACACCAATGATAGTTGCCGCGTATTGATTGATCATTTCATTCATCAAATCTGTAAGTTCCATGGTGTCACCTACCTCATTGAAGTTCGATGCACAATCGGTTAGAATGTCAATGACGATGACTACAGGCCCTTTGCTTTCCATCGCAAATCGTTCCAAGTGGTTGCGAAGGAAGGTCATTCGCTCATTTCGCTTCACATTGATCAATGACAATGGCTCAAGTAATGAAATGTGCTTGAATCGATCGTAGCCGCCATTTTCTCTCATTTGTTGCAATGCGAATGGGAATTGGAATTTTTGGTTGCGTTCGGTGTCAGTGTAAATGACGCGAATGGGCTTCAGTCCTTCTTTTCGTTGCACTCCCGATACTTCATTTCCTTCTTTCTGAATGAGGGCAGAGACAATGGCTTCGCACATTCGGCTTTTATGTGTTCCTGATGCACCTTGAATGATGCTCAATGTCTCTGGGTAAATGATCGGGTTTCCATTCAATGTGAGCAATGGATCATCTTTTTTGACGGGTTGACTCGCATTTTGGATGATGAGATCTCTACTAAGGAAGATATTCCTGAAACGATGGTCCGTTTCACGGAACTGTTGGTGAATATCCGCTATTTCTGCCTCAAGACTTTTCGCACTCCCACTTGCGCTTAAGTAATCCGTAAGGTCATTCACATCACTCTCATTGACCTTTTTTGGAATGTGTAATGAAGGCAAATGGAATGCAGCACTTGCTTTCACCTGGGCTTTCATTCCGGCTTCGTCATTGTCAAAACAAATGATGGGTGTGCAGCGCATGTCAATGAGTTGCTGAATCATTGCTTGATTTACATCGATAGCAGCATTGTCATGTGGTATGGCGTTCAACCCATGCAGGAAGACAGAGAATGCATCTTTGTAGCCTTCGCAGATAAGAACGGGTTGTCCTGGTTTTACCAGTGAAATGAAATGTTCGTGGATATTCTCGGGTTTATTGATCCACATGAACTTCATCTTATTGGAAGATTCAGGGTTATAGAGTTTAAACGAATGCTTCCCAACTTGAAACGCGAAGATGTTGCCTAGTTTGGTTGAGTTCCAGTTCAGTTTGCCATGTTTTATCCATTGAATTGGAATAAGTCCGAATATTTTGGCCTTTTCTTCCAATGAAATGGAATTTGGGAAGAGTTTTCGCCAATACGAGTAGTCGGTTGAAACTTTCATTTGTGGTGTTTCCTCCAATGAAGTGAAGTTTCTCTTCGCTTTTTTGTGTTGTGTTTTCATGCGTGATGATGGTTTATTGATTTCTAAAGTTGTGTTTAGTATGTCCGAACTAATTCGCCCCAATAGTTCACTGAATTGTGATTTTGGATCTAGCCGAGCATAGTGTCCGAAGAAGGTGAAAGCATCGCCTTTATATTCATCGTTACCGAAATCTTTGAAGAGGTATTCTTGACTTTGATCGGAATAGTAGATGGAAAGGGAAGGATTGGAGTCTTCATAAAAGGGATTCTTGATTCTAGAGTCTCTTGCTCCTTTTAGTTGCACGTTCACATTCATTCGGTTGAGGACATACTGATAGATGTCCAGGCCACCATTGGTAGCCAAGAGGATTTCTTGCTTTCGCATTATTTCTGATGTTTGTAATTACTAATGAGCTCTTCCCGGGTCATTTGACGATGACTTTCGAGCCATTCGATAAGCTCGCTGCGTTTGAATCGCAGTTTCTTTCCGGGTTTGTAGTGAGGGATCTCACGCTTGCTGGTGAGACCATAGATGGTGGTTTCTGCGAACCCGGTGAGGCGAGCAGCCTCACTCAGGTCGATGTATTCATCTTCAGAAACTGGTTGGTGAGCGATATGCTCGAGTATACGATCGAGCTCTTCGCGGATGAGAAGACGTAGCTCCTCAGGTTGGATTTTTCTGTCTATGTTACTCATAACTTTGTTGTGTTTATTCACACCTTAAAGTTCTGAGTGGTTCTTGGCTAATAATGGGTTTTCATAATATAGAGCTGGTTCACTTTGTTACTTCAGTACCCTATCTGCGACGTCGCTAAGTTCTTGTATGTTAAGGTTTTTCACTAGGGATTGAACCCTCAATCGATACTTTGTGTTTGTTTGCGATTCTTCCAAAAAATTGGAAAATTGATTCAAAATGCTCTGTGTGTTACGGTCT
Coding sequences within it:
- a CDS encoding helix-turn-helix domain-containing protein, whose amino-acid sequence is MSNIDRKIQPEELRLLIREELDRILEHIAHQPVSEDEYIDLSEAARLTGFAETTIYGLTSKREIPHYKPGKKLRFKRSELIEWLESHRQMTREELISNYKHQK
- a CDS encoding DEAD/DEAH box helicase family protein; this translates as MKSNFQFLESKWPEFFDRAKKSEELAITDARTSLACARMALELAVNWMYTNDYDLEMPYDTSLNSLMKNYDFKDQFPIRLYNEIDIIRKVGNLAIHNKPVSKGDSEKVLTNLFYFSKWFVKSYTQEDVNVSGLFDWEIVPKVGEAALSKKQLESLQSGFDKELDKFQNELVETKEKNLQLHQENELFQKRIAELQAEIAANKVEANQEDEVHHPRNEKETRRFFIDVSLREAGWDLTGAKDKEYKVNYMPKSTNKSETGFVDYVLWDDDGTPLALVEAKKTMESVSKGENQAQLYADSLEKMFGRRPVMYYSNGFETYLWDDQFYKAARPVHGFYTKQELQTIMFRRDHRTDIRTAPIDLEIAGGGGRTYQMRAIKSIAEHYAGNDKRSGKLIGTNRGALLVLATGTGKTRTSIAFSKLMLECNWAKRVLFLADRKSLVRQAKRNFTKLLPNHLCVNLLEDKDNPDARFAFSTYQTMMGLIDGSRDEEKRFYGVGHFDLIIIDEAHRSIYKKYRAIFEYFDALFLGLTATPKESIDHNTYEIFGLPDKTPTDAYTFDEAVDNKHLVPYHTIELKTKFLQKGIRYADLSDEEKEAFEDEILEGEEPTGNEWVDKNALNEWLFNKDTTVKTLQKVIELGIKKRGGEELGKTIIFARNKKHAQFLKDTLLELDKELFGNDYVKVITHGEPKAEEFIQRFCDEEKDRLPQIAISVDMMDTGIDAPSCVNLVFYKPVKSYAKFWQMVGRGSRLRPDLFGPDDDKTHFLIFDLCGNFEFFKENPRGIEGSVQKSLTEIVFNLKLQLSEYLKDGKFKNDASLQNYRKELLDSLHHDVSLLDQTRFDVRMKLKTVLEYGSDNRELWNHLDNKDIKIIKDELSGLIKPRKGDVDLARYYDKLLYSLMIKRIESPNTEDFIASYTLPITKVAILSKKLLKKTTIPEVKNKEDLIGLPLQESFWKNEGLSHLEQIRSGIRELIKYIDPIDQKYVTSNFEDELYDYTETVPTFEDGNITDQYGSPFPNTIHRLEELIRENNNHITVQRIRRSETITPAELESLEVILFSDGIRKEQVEYELGRNFDLVKFVIKLTGLSEESVNKAFADFINDYQLSSIQIQFLDTIKLFLIKNGKIDPSKLYDANAFRKIHNLGIDGVFPQDEQQDRIFDIIESFNRYGEGA
- a CDS encoding toprim domain-containing protein, whose protein sequence is MRKQEILLATNGGLDIYQYVLNRMNVNVQLKGARDSRIKNPFYEDSNPSLSIYYSDQSQEYLFKDFGNDEYKGDAFTFFGHYARLDPKSQFSELLGRISSDILNTTLEINKPSSRMKTQHKKAKRNFTSLEETPQMKVSTDYSYWRKLFPNSISLEEKAKIFGLIPIQWIKHGKLNWNSTKLGNIFAFQVGKHSFKLYNPESSNKMKFMWINKPENIHEHFISLVKPGQPVLICEGYKDAFSVFLHGLNAIPHDNAAIDVNQAMIQQLIDMRCTPIICFDNDEAGMKAQVKASAAFHLPSLHIPKKVNESDVNDLTDYLSASGSAKSLEAEIADIHQQFRETDHRFRNIFLSRDLIIQNASQPVKKDDPLLTLNGNPIIYPETLSIIQGASGTHKSRMCEAIVSALIQKEGNEVSGVQRKEGLKPIRVIYTDTERNQKFQFPFALQQMRENGGYDRFKHISLLEPLSLINVKRNERMTFLRNHLERFAMESKGPVVIVIDILTDCASNFNEVGDTMELTDLMNEMINQYAATIIGVIHSNPGSNKARGHIGTEVTNKASYMASMNLSDNLIEMKCLKNRNDRPHSNETYAFDEDSKLLRTANEAERLERKKKGNINKVLDLLESHEPNVDHRTKDLLKKIMNICECAERTAENLLKTISEDAIPVDIDGIVHILTRKRGSVKLIPKVDVTQISLDRA